The sequence GCACCGGCACCCCGGAGTTGAGGGCGTACGCGGGGCTCGAGGGTCGCGCACCGCGGCTGGCGGCAGCGTTCCTGATCACCGCGCTCGCCACCGCTGGCCTGCCCGGTCTGTCCCAGTTCGTGTCGGAGGTGCTCGTCCTGATCGCCGGCTTCGCGTACTCACCCTGGGTCGGCGCGATCGCGGTCACCTCGATCGTGCTCGCAGCCGCGTACGCCCTGTGGACCTATCAGCGGATCTTCACCGGGCCCGCCACGACCCGTGAGGGCGTCGTGGACCTCACCGCTTCCGAGGGACTGGTGCTCGTGCCGCTGCTGTCGGCGATGGTCGTGTTCGGTTTCTGGCCGCAGCCGATCCTGGATGCCGCGCACGCGGCGGTGGGGGTGCTCCGATGACGATCGACGCTGGGCACATCAACTACGGAGTGCTGTGGCCGACGCTGACGGTCTTCGGTGCTGCCTGCGTGGCCGTCCTGGGTGAGGCGTTCCTCCCGCGTACGGCCCGCACCCGGTTGCAGCCGCTGCTCGCTCTCGCCGCGCTCGTCACGGCCTTTGTCGGAGTAGCCGCCAGCCACCCGAGCCACACCACCGAGCTCACGCTCGACGGCCCCGGGCTGGTCTGGCAGGGGCTCGCGCTGCTCGCCTCGATCCTCGGCGTACTCCTCTTCACCGAGAACCGCCTCGACATCAGCCCGTTCGTCGGGCAGGCCGCTGTCCTGCCCGGAACGCGCGAGGAGGCCGCCGCCACCCACCGCCTCATCCACACCGAGGCGTACGCGCTGCTGCTCTTCGCCGCCGGCGGGATGATGCTGCTCCCGGTCGCGAACGACGTGCTGCTGCTGTTCGTGGCGATCGAGGTGCTCAGCCTGCCGCTCTATGTGCTGACCGGTCTGGCCCGCAAGCGTCGCCTGCTGTCGCAGGAGGCCTCGCTCAAGTACTTCCTGCTCGGTGCCTTCGCCTCGGGCTTCCTCGTGTACGGCATCGCACTGGCGTACGGGGCGAGCGGCTCGATGCAGCTCGCGGACCTCGGCAAGGCTCATGGGGCGCTGGCGTGGACGGCGCTGGCTCTGCTCGCCGTCGGGCTGTTGTTCAAGGTCGGCGCGGTGCCGTTCCACACCTGGACCCCGGACGTCTATCAGGGAGCGCCGACGCCGGTCGCGGCCTGGATGAGCGCCGCCACCAAGGTCGCTGCAGCCGGTGCGTTGACTCGCCTGCTGTGGATCGGTTTTGGTGCCGACCCGTCAGCGTGGCGGCCGGTGATCGCGATCATTGCGGCTCTGTCGATGGCCCTCGGGTCGGCTTTCGCTGTTGCGCAGACCGATGTTAAGCGACTCCTCGCGTACTCAGCGATCGCACACACCGGATTCCTCCTCGTCGGCATCCTCGGCACCACCAGCGGCACGATGACTGCTTCGCGTGCGGTGATGCTCTACCTGGTGGCGTACGTGCCGTCCTCGATCGGCGCCTTCGCGCTGGTGTCGCTGGTGCGGAAGTCGAGCGGGGAATCCACCGACCTGGACTCGTGGGCGGGCATCGGCCGTCGGCACCCCTGGTTCGGCTTCGCGTTCGCGATCCTGCTGATCTCCATGGCCGGCATCCCGCCGACGGTCGGCTTCCTCGGCAAGTGGGGCGTCTTCGCGACCGCGCTCGCCGCGCACCAGTACGCGATCGTGATGATCGGTCTGGCCTGCAGCGTCGTCTCGGTCTTCTTCTATGCCCGGGTCCTGCTCACCATGTTCTTTGCGCTGCAGCCGGGCCGCGGCCTGGTGCACCGGCCGGCCTGGCCGACGGTCGCGGTGATCGCGGTGTGCGTCGCGGCAACGCTGGCTTTCGGGTTGATCCCCGCCCCGATGCTGTCGGTACTGCGTCATGCGGGAGACTTGTTGGTGTGAGTTCGAGCACCTTGGCGATCGCTGTCGCGGACGAGGCTCTTGAGGCGCGCCTCCGGGCCCGGTTGGCCTCGGTCGAGATCGCGTTGGCGCAGGACGTACGCTCGCGGGCGCCGTTCGTCGCCGAGGCCGCATCGCACCTGATGGCCGCTGGCGGGAAACGCTTCCGCCCGCTGCTCGTGCTCCTCGCCGCCGAATGCGGCCCGCGCACCGAGTCAGCCGATGTCGAGGTCGCCGCGCGGGCGGTGGAGCTCGTCCATCTCGCCTCGCTCTATCACGACGACGTCATGGACGAGGCGCTCGTACGCCGCTCGGCCGACTCGGCCAACGCCCGCTACGACAACCGCGTCGCGATCCTCACCGGCGACTGGCTGTTCGCCCGGTCCTCCGAACTCACCGCGCAGCTCGGTCCCGAAGCAGTCAGGATCCAGGCCGAGACCTTCGGTCGACTGGTCGAGGGACAGATCCTTGAAGGCGTGACACCGACCGGTGACGCGGTCGAACACCACCTCGAGGTCGTCGCGGGCAAAACCGGCGCGCTGCTGGCCACGTCCGCGCGCTACGGCGCGATGTTCTCGGGGGCGTCCGCGGAGATCGTCGCCGCCCTGACCGAGTACGGCGAACTCATCGGCACCGCGTTCCAACTGTCCGACGACATCCTCGACATCGCTTCCGACGAGTCCGGCAAGACGCCCGGAACGGACCTGCGCGAAGGCGTACCGACGCTACCGACGCTGCTTGCCCGGGCGAACGGCGAGACGGCCGTACTCGATGCCCTCGCCGGGGATCTGACCCAGGACGCCCCGCTCGCGGCGGCCGTCGCCGTCCTGCGCGAGTCCAAGTCGCTGCAGGCTGCGCGCGAATACGTCATCGGCGAGGCCGAGCGCGCGAAGGCCGTCCTCTCGGTGGTGCCTGACGGCTCGGTCCGCACGGCGCTGGTGGCCTTCGCCGACGCCGTCGCCACCCGCACGCGCTGACGGACGGCGCGTTCGCCGCGTTGTCGGACCACTCGACGGCCCAGGAGGCCGCCTTCGGGTCCTCCGCCTTGCGACCGCGCGCGTCCGGCACCGCGTGAACCGCTGATCCGCCGAGACCCGGCATCTGTCACGCCGAGACCCGGCATCCGTCACGCCGAGACCCGGCATCTGGCGGGGTGCCGCTCGCCGGCGAAACATTTCAGGGCATGTCGCGGACCGACGCACATATGTCCTCGACCCGTCGCATGTCCTGAATAGTTGCGGGGGCTCGCCGCGGCCAGGTCCCTGCCGCGGTCTTGAATCGGTTCGCGCGTTCGGTGCCGCCGCAGATACGTTGGCGGACATGGACACGCGCCGGGGCATTGCGTACGGCGTCGCGGCCTATGTGATGTGGGGTCTGGTGCCCCTGTTCTGGCCGCTGCTTCAACCCGCCGGCGCGATCGAGTTGTTGTCGCACCGGTTCGTCTGGTCGCTGCTGCTCATGGTGTTCCTGATCGTCGCCCTGCGGCGCGTACGCCCGACGCTGGCTCTCGTGCGAAACCGCCGAACTGCCCTGCTGCTCGCGGTCGCCGCGGTC comes from Nocardioides baekrokdamisoli and encodes:
- the nuoN gene encoding NADH-quinone oxidoreductase subunit NuoN, encoding MTIDAGHINYGVLWPTLTVFGAACVAVLGEAFLPRTARTRLQPLLALAALVTAFVGVAASHPSHTTELTLDGPGLVWQGLALLASILGVLLFTENRLDISPFVGQAAVLPGTREEAAATHRLIHTEAYALLLFAAGGMMLLPVANDVLLLFVAIEVLSLPLYVLTGLARKRRLLSQEASLKYFLLGAFASGFLVYGIALAYGASGSMQLADLGKAHGALAWTALALLAVGLLFKVGAVPFHTWTPDVYQGAPTPVAAWMSAATKVAAAGALTRLLWIGFGADPSAWRPVIAIIAALSMALGSAFAVAQTDVKRLLAYSAIAHTGFLLVGILGTTSGTMTASRAVMLYLVAYVPSSIGAFALVSLVRKSSGESTDLDSWAGIGRRHPWFGFAFAILLISMAGIPPTVGFLGKWGVFATALAAHQYAIVMIGLACSVVSVFFYARVLLTMFFALQPGRGLVHRPAWPTVAVIAVCVAATLAFGLIPAPMLSVLRHAGDLLV
- a CDS encoding polyprenyl synthetase family protein, translated to MSSSTLAIAVADEALEARLRARLASVEIALAQDVRSRAPFVAEAASHLMAAGGKRFRPLLVLLAAECGPRTESADVEVAARAVELVHLASLYHDDVMDEALVRRSADSANARYDNRVAILTGDWLFARSSELTAQLGPEAVRIQAETFGRLVEGQILEGVTPTGDAVEHHLEVVAGKTGALLATSARYGAMFSGASAEIVAALTEYGELIGTAFQLSDDILDIASDESGKTPGTDLREGVPTLPTLLARANGETAVLDALAGDLTQDAPLAAAVAVLRESKSLQAAREYVIGEAERAKAVLSVVPDGSVRTALVAFADAVATRTR